A region of Faecalibacterium taiwanense DNA encodes the following proteins:
- the erm(B) gene encoding 23S rRNA (adenine(2058)-N(6))-methyltransferase Erm(B) — translation MNKNIKYSQNFLTSEKVLNQIIKQLNLKETDTVYEIGTGKGHLTTKLAKISKQVTSIELDSHLFNLSSEKLKLNTRVTLIHQDILQFQFPNKQRYKIVGSIPYHLSTQIIKKVVFESHASDIYLIVEEGFYKRTLDIHRTLGLLLHTQVSIQQLLKLPAECFHPKPKVNSVLIKLTRHTTDVPDKYWKLYTYFVSKWVNREYRQLFTKNQFHQAMKHAKVNNLSTVTYEQVLSIFNSYLLFNGRK, via the coding sequence ATGAACAAAAATATAAAATATTCTCAAAACTTTTTAACGAGTGAAAAAGTACTCAACCAAATAATAAAACAATTGAATTTAAAAGAAACCGATACCGTTTACGAAATTGGAACAGGTAAAGGGCATTTAACGACGAAACTGGCTAAAATAAGTAAACAGGTAACGTCTATTGAATTAGACAGTCATCTATTCAACTTATCGTCAGAAAAATTAAAACTGAATACTCGTGTCACTTTAATTCACCAAGATATTCTACAGTTTCAATTCCCTAACAAACAGAGGTATAAAATTGTTGGGAGTATTCCTTACCATTTAAGCACACAAATTATTAAAAAAGTGGTTTTTGAAAGCCATGCGTCTGACATCTATCTGATTGTTGAAGAAGGATTCTACAAGCGTACCTTGGATATTCACCGAACACTAGGGTTGCTCTTGCACACTCAAGTCTCGATTCAGCAATTGCTTAAGCTGCCAGCGGAATGCTTTCATCCTAAACCAAAAGTAAACAGTGTCTTAATAAAACTTACCCGCCATACCACAGATGTTCCAGATAAATATTGGAAGCTATATACGTACTTTGTTTCAAAATGGGTCAATCGAGAATATCGTCAACTGTTTACTAAAAATCAGTTTCATCAAGCAATGAAACACGCCAAAGTAAACAATTTAAGTACCGTTACTTATGAGCAAGTATTGTCTATTTTTAATAGTTATCTATTATTTAACGGGAGGAAATAA
- a CDS encoding Cfr family 23S rRNA (adenine(2503)-C(8))-methyltransferase, whose translation MSKYKKMKQLIADMRLPEYRYKQLLDAVFLQGIMRFEDMKLLPKTLREKLVEQFGETVVEIKAIHHEKSMQTDKVLFELSDGNRVETVGLFYKEGWNSFCISSQSGCGFGCKFCATGTLGLRRNLTVDEITDQILYFMQQGCSINSISFMGMGEPFANPQVFEALHDLTAPELFGLSQRRITISTIGIVPGIQKLTREYPQVNLAYSLHAPTDRLRETLMPITKTYPLGQVLDTLDQHIRQTNRKVFLAYIMLKDVNDSDRHAEQLTKLLFKHKKYLPLYHLDLIPYNQTTVTETMVPSSHTRIKAFCRIIHNAGISVNIRTQFGSDINAACGQLAGAYRDDQKQGERTMSAIQEQSFEWLLCPVCKSKTRLKIRKDTILDNFPLFCPKCKSEMLICVKQFHISIIKEPDAQTQSR comes from the coding sequence ATGTCCAAGTATAAAAAAATGAAACAGCTCATAGCGGATATGCGCTTACCTGAGTATCGTTATAAGCAACTGCTTGATGCTGTGTTCCTACAAGGAATTATGCGTTTTGAAGATATGAAGTTGCTTCCAAAAACGCTGCGCGAAAAGTTGGTGGAGCAGTTTGGTGAAACTGTTGTGGAGATCAAGGCGATCCATCATGAGAAATCAATGCAAACTGACAAGGTGCTGTTTGAACTGTCGGACGGAAACCGTGTGGAAACGGTGGGTCTGTTTTATAAAGAGGGCTGGAACTCCTTTTGCATTTCATCTCAAAGCGGTTGCGGCTTCGGTTGTAAGTTTTGCGCAACAGGGACTTTGGGATTACGCAGAAACTTGACTGTGGATGAAATTACCGACCAAATCCTATATTTTATGCAACAAGGATGCAGTATCAACAGTATCTCTTTTATGGGAATGGGAGAGCCGTTCGCTAATCCACAAGTTTTTGAAGCCCTGCATGATCTGACCGCCCCGGAACTGTTCGGGCTGTCCCAGCGACGCATCACCATTTCGACTATCGGTATCGTGCCGGGTATTCAAAAATTGACAAGAGAATATCCGCAAGTCAATCTGGCCTATTCCCTCCACGCACCTACTGACCGTCTGAGGGAAACGCTCATGCCAATAACTAAAACATACCCCCTTGGTCAGGTACTGGATACATTAGATCAGCACATTCGGCAAACAAATCGCAAGGTGTTTTTGGCATACATCATGCTAAAGGATGTCAATGACAGCGACAGACACGCAGAGCAACTTACCAAGTTGTTATTCAAACACAAAAAGTATTTGCCACTATACCATTTAGATTTAATCCCATACAATCAAACGACAGTTACGGAAACTATGGTGCCCTCAAGCCACACACGAATAAAGGCCTTTTGCCGTATCATTCATAATGCAGGAATTAGCGTCAATATCCGAACGCAATTTGGCTCCGATATTAACGCTGCTTGTGGCCAGTTGGCGGGGGCCTACCGTGACGATCAAAAACAAGGAGAGAGAACAATGTCCGCTATACAAGAACAGTCTTTTGAATGGCTCTTGTGTCCTGTGTGCAAGAGCAAAACACGACTTAAAATCCGAAAGGACACGATACTTGACAATTTCCCACTCTTTTGTCCCAAATGCAAAAGTGAAATGCTTATCTGTGTCAAACAATTTCATATATCTATTATCAAAGAGCCAGACGCACAGACGCAGAGCCGATAA
- a CDS encoding RNA polymerase sigma factor, whose protein sequence is MAIINLKEFYPWYTHDEYIEVSDEVAAELRADKLYEAAHQRRIVRNKAQYSLDCNDGIEYSACLHEPTPQELLERMDQFCTLWNALNTLPEIQGRRVDACVILGKSYCEVAKAEGVNESAVRRSVERGLKQMKKHLKDTL, encoded by the coding sequence ATGGCTATCATCAATTTGAAAGAGTTTTACCCGTGGTACACCCACGATGAATATATCGAAGTTTCCGATGAAGTGGCCGCCGAACTGCGGGCGGACAAGCTGTACGAGGCTGCCCACCAGCGGCGGATCGTCCGCAACAAAGCGCAGTATTCCCTCGATTGCAATGATGGGATCGAATACTCTGCCTGTCTGCACGAGCCGACCCCGCAGGAGCTGTTGGAACGCATGGATCAGTTCTGCACTCTCTGGAACGCTCTCAACACCCTGCCGGAGATCCAAGGCCGCCGAGTGGATGCCTGTGTTATCCTCGGCAAGAGCTATTGCGAGGTTGCCAAGGCCGAGGGCGTAAATGAAAGTGCTGTGCGGCGTTCCGTAGAGCGTGGTTTGAAGCAGATGAAAAAACATCTTAAAGACACTCTGTAA
- a CDS encoding DUF4368 domain-containing protein, producing the protein MGGRSRGRRCGAPYLPHGAGGYGLAETAAALGADGIVNPTYYWRSKGTSRGGSKSTLEPTKWGHTTIKKILTTQEYCGDVINFKSYSKSYKMKRRIENPEENRAIFLNVHEAIIDRPTWEKVQALKAGTRRKRPTVTQEPSAFSGVMKCPECGGNLNFHFNQNNHDIKFFSCQNHNSGLRKCSSTHYIRLDFLEQVVLYEVHRLACFANEYENDFIKAMVGRSAKVAENERVRKKRELDGLLARDRELDTLFERLYEDNVSGKIDDARFAKMAKRYEQEQGENAGRIKALRLEVKKLEEKRMDVDDFLETVRHYTNAAKITKRMVAELIDHIEVYPAVKEDGVTNQRVTIHYNCIGAFEVPDRRKIPERDILLETRKGVALSYAPAV; encoded by the coding sequence TTGGGTGGTCGATCCCGTGGCCGCCGATGTGGTGCGCCGTATCTACCGCATGGCGCTGGAGGGTACGGGCTGGCCGAAACTGCCGCCGCTCTCGGCGCTGATGGTATCGTCAACCCCACCTACTACTGGCGCAGCAAGGGTACAAGCCGGGGCGGTTCCAAAAGTACCTTGGAGCCTACCAAGTGGGGCCATACCACGATCAAGAAAATCCTTACCACGCAGGAGTATTGCGGCGATGTCATCAACTTCAAAAGCTACTCCAAATCCTACAAGATGAAGCGCCGGATCGAAAACCCGGAGGAAAACCGGGCGATCTTCCTCAATGTTCACGAGGCTATTATTGATCGGCCCACTTGGGAAAAGGTACAGGCGCTGAAGGCCGGAACCCGGCGCAAGCGCCCCACCGTCACCCAAGAGCCAAGCGCCTTTTCCGGCGTGATGAAGTGTCCCGAGTGCGGCGGCAATCTGAACTTCCACTTTAATCAGAACAACCACGACATCAAGTTTTTCAGTTGCCAAAACCATAATTCGGGGCTGCGTAAATGCTCGTCCACCCACTATATTCGGCTGGACTTCTTGGAGCAGGTCGTTCTCTACGAGGTGCATCGGCTGGCCTGTTTCGCCAACGAGTACGAAAACGACTTTATCAAAGCGATGGTGGGCCGCTCGGCAAAGGTAGCCGAAAATGAGCGGGTACGCAAAAAGCGGGAGCTGGATGGGCTGCTGGCCCGTGACCGGGAGTTGGACACACTCTTTGAGCGGCTGTATGAGGACAATGTTTCCGGCAAGATCGACGATGCCCGGTTTGCGAAAATGGCAAAGCGCTATGAGCAGGAGCAGGGCGAGAACGCCGGACGCATCAAGGCCCTGCGGCTGGAAGTGAAAAAGCTGGAAGAAAAGCGGATGGATGTAGATGACTTCTTGGAAACGGTACGCCACTACACCAACGCCGCCAAGATCACCAAACGAATGGTAGCCGAGCTGATTGACCACATCGAGGTCTATCCTGCGGTCAAGGAGGACGGTGTAACCAACCAGCGGGTGACGATCCACTACAACTGTATCGGGGCCTTTGAGGTGCCGGATCGCCGCAAAATCCCCGAGCGGGACATCCTGCTGGAAACGAGAAAAGGCGTAGCATTAAGCTACGCCCCGGCGGTGTAA
- a CDS encoding recombinase family protein: MRVFIYCRVARDDTFALEHQRFLLQLYAKRAGYTIIGAADEYGSGLTLDRPGMGKVTQAVLAGEVDVVLVHSLTRIGREWGMTQSYIDQLTRHKVKLLCIKERCLFSEKGVIHF, translated from the coding sequence ATGAGAGTTTTCATTTACTGCCGTGTGGCCCGTGACGATACCTTTGCATTGGAACACCAGCGGTTCTTGCTCCAGCTTTACGCAAAGCGGGCGGGATATACCATTATCGGCGCTGCGGACGAATACGGCAGCGGGTTGACCCTTGACCGTCCGGGCATGGGAAAGGTCACACAGGCCGTTCTCGCTGGCGAGGTGGATGTGGTGTTAGTCCATAGTCTGACCCGGATAGGCCGGGAATGGGGGATGACCCAAAGCTATATCGACCAGCTCACCCGGCACAAGGTCAAGCTCCTTTGTATCAAAGAACGCTGCTTGTTCAGCGAAAAAGGCGTGATCCATTTTTGA
- a CDS encoding DUF1292 domain-containing protein, with translation MDEDNIITLNDENGNEVEFEFLDLIPYRQNEYVVLLPIGDSDGQVVILQLKEIDDETEEYVGVENEFVLETVFALFKERNKDFFTFE, from the coding sequence ATGGATGAAGACAACATTATAACTTTGAATGATGAGAATGGGAACGAAGTTGAATTTGAATTTCTTGACTTAATACCGTATCGCCAGAACGAATATGTTGTCCTGCTTCCTATTGGAGATTCGGATGGGCAAGTTGTTATTTTGCAGCTGAAAGAAATTGACGATGAAACAGAAGAATATGTTGGTGTTGAAAACGAATTTGTGTTAGAGACTGTCTTTGCTCTGTTCAAAGAGCGAAACAAAGATTTCTTTACATTTGAGTAA
- a CDS encoding zinc metalloprotease HtpX: MDIWHRVGRIVRFSNLGTLLFFTLNILLIVAVFGSSGSIVELICIYFFTVAISLSPLGEMCLAAFAGASDIKRVDIKLRVVPLVQYVLDKAKENTSYCPKKVKVKIIHDPAPNAFALGRQTLCITDGLLLLSDDMILGILAHEIGHLSYGHTVIQLLIGGGNIFISGCLLLIKISYWIFSAIMGLFAICSRSGVMGIITAVFAGISTALSWLWVKFCMLFLMWSMRQNEYLADEFAYKIGFGLELATVLDQHISDVPHDGFLSAIYSTHPCNDDRVAALQNLGVPYSRY, from the coding sequence ATGGATATTTGGCATCGTGTAGGCAGAATTGTTCGCTTCTCAAACTTAGGAACTCTTCTGTTCTTTACTCTTAATATTCTGCTGATTGTTGCTGTGTTCGGTTCGTCAGGAAGCATTGTTGAACTGATTTGTATTTACTTTTTCACAGTAGCTATCAGCTTATCCCCATTAGGCGAAATGTGCCTGGCTGCCTTCGCAGGAGCAAGCGATATAAAAAGAGTAGATATAAAACTTCGAGTTGTCCCGCTGGTTCAATATGTTTTAGATAAAGCAAAAGAGAACACATCATACTGTCCTAAAAAAGTGAAAGTGAAGATTATCCATGATCCTGCTCCAAATGCATTTGCTCTAGGTAGGCAAACACTATGCATAACTGACGGATTGCTTTTACTCTCCGATGATATGATACTTGGAATTCTCGCCCATGAGATCGGACATCTCTCATACGGACATACTGTTATCCAATTATTGATTGGCGGGGGCAATATATTTATATCCGGGTGCCTCCTGTTAATCAAAATATCCTACTGGATTTTTTCTGCAATCATGGGGCTGTTCGCAATATGCTCTCGTAGTGGTGTAATGGGTATAATTACCGCAGTTTTCGCAGGAATATCAACAGCACTTTCTTGGTTATGGGTAAAGTTCTGTATGCTTTTTCTGATGTGGTCTATGAGACAAAATGAGTATCTGGCTGATGAATTTGCTTATAAAATTGGTTTTGGTCTTGAATTAGCGACGGTATTAGACCAACATATCTCAGATGTTCCGCATGATGGTTTTCTCAGTGCAATATACTCAACTCATCCATGCAACGATGATAGGGTTGCAGCATTGCAAAATTTAGGTGTACCCTATTCTCGATACTAA